Proteins encoded by one window of Actinocorallia herbida:
- a CDS encoding MFS transporter, with amino-acid sequence MSVEPYRRVLALPGVRALMLVGIFARIPVNAAGLTLTMYVVHELRLGWFQAGLVGAGATLGIAIGAPVAGRFIDRYGLRPVIGVTTVVQLAFWLSASFLPYAALLVGALLSGLFAIPVMGLMRQCISVMVPGEQRRPAYSLDSVLAEISYMIGPAVAVAASASLGSHWTMAAVGIGLVGAGTAMYRLNPPTRDPSAGPAAVAEVPPRRREWLGPAVFALLAASAAGTFVVTATELSMVAILEDAGATSWSGLVIGLWCAWSLIGGLVYGTLKKGASPFVVVGLMALTTAPVGFVGDWRFLALALIPAGLLCAPSMASVVDALSHRVPDAGRGEAMGLQSTALTLGLAVGGPLSGWVIDEAGAGWGFLLAGAVGLLLAGVGALLWRVVPTRGALAAKAA; translated from the coding sequence ATGTCCGTAGAGCCTTACCGGCGGGTGCTGGCCCTGCCGGGGGTCCGCGCCCTCATGCTTGTCGGGATCTTCGCCCGCATCCCCGTGAACGCCGCAGGCCTCACCCTGACCATGTACGTGGTCCACGAGCTGAGGCTCGGGTGGTTCCAGGCGGGCCTCGTCGGCGCGGGCGCCACCCTGGGCATCGCGATCGGCGCGCCCGTCGCGGGGCGGTTCATCGACCGCTACGGACTGCGCCCCGTCATCGGGGTGACGACGGTCGTCCAGCTCGCCTTCTGGCTGTCGGCCTCGTTCCTCCCCTACGCGGCCCTGCTCGTCGGCGCCCTTCTGTCGGGTCTCTTCGCGATCCCCGTCATGGGCCTGATGCGCCAGTGCATCTCGGTGATGGTCCCGGGCGAGCAGCGCCGTCCCGCCTACTCGCTGGACTCCGTGCTCGCCGAGATCTCCTACATGATCGGCCCGGCCGTGGCCGTCGCCGCGAGCGCCTCCTTGGGCAGCCACTGGACGATGGCGGCCGTCGGCATCGGCCTGGTCGGCGCGGGCACGGCGATGTACCGCCTGAACCCGCCCACCCGCGATCCTTCGGCGGGCCCGGCGGCCGTCGCCGAGGTCCCGCCGCGCCGCCGCGAGTGGCTGGGCCCCGCGGTCTTCGCCCTGCTCGCCGCCTCGGCCGCGGGCACCTTCGTGGTCACCGCGACCGAGCTGTCGATGGTGGCGATCCTGGAGGACGCCGGCGCGACCTCCTGGTCCGGTCTGGTCATCGGCCTCTGGTGCGCCTGGTCGCTCATCGGCGGCCTGGTCTACGGCACCCTGAAGAAGGGCGCCTCCCCGTTCGTCGTCGTCGGCCTCATGGCGCTCACGACGGCCCCGGTCGGCTTCGTCGGCGACTGGCGGTTCCTGGCCCTCGCGCTGATCCCGGCGGGCCTGCTGTGCGCCCCGTCGATGGCCTCGGTCGTCGACGCGCTGAGCCACCGGGTCCCGGACGCCGGCCGGGGCGAGGCGATGGGCCTCCAGTCCACCGCGCTGACGCTGGGCCTGGCGGTCGGCGGCCCGCTCAGCGGCTGGGTCATCGACGAGGCGGGCGCGGGCTGGGGCTTCCTGCTCGCCGGCGCGGTCGGCCTGCTGCTCGCGGGCGTCGGCGCCCTGCTGTGGCGGGTCGTGCCCACGCGCGGCGCGCTCGCCGCCAAAGCCGCCTAG
- a CDS encoding phosphonate ABC transporter ATP-binding protein produces MTLRVRGLRKEFGARTVLAGIDLDVAAGEFLAILGANGSGKSTALRCVVGLETPSAGEILVGGDGGAAMVFQKIHLVGRRSALDNVCAGALGSLPLHRSLTPALFPRTLRAEAMACLDRVGLADRAAEPAHRLSGGQQQRVAIARALCRRSALLLADEPVSALDPKAADQVVGLLAELARDGLAVAAVLHQPSLARKHADRIVGLLDGRVDLDAPAATVGDLDLDRLYAPDRATGPADQELP; encoded by the coding sequence ATGACGCTCCGCGTCCGGGGGCTGCGCAAGGAGTTCGGCGCCCGCACCGTCCTCGCCGGGATCGACCTCGACGTCGCGGCCGGGGAGTTCCTCGCGATCCTCGGCGCGAACGGCTCGGGCAAGTCGACGGCGCTGCGCTGCGTCGTCGGCCTGGAGACGCCCAGCGCGGGCGAGATCCTGGTCGGCGGCGACGGCGGGGCCGCGATGGTCTTCCAGAAGATCCACCTGGTCGGCCGCCGCAGCGCGCTGGACAACGTCTGCGCTGGAGCGCTCGGCAGCCTACCCCTGCACCGGTCGCTCACGCCCGCGCTGTTCCCCCGGACGCTCCGCGCGGAGGCGATGGCCTGCCTGGACCGGGTGGGTCTCGCCGACCGCGCCGCGGAACCCGCCCACCGGCTGTCGGGCGGGCAGCAGCAGCGCGTCGCGATCGCGCGGGCGCTGTGCCGGCGCTCGGCGCTGCTGCTGGCCGACGAGCCCGTGTCGGCGCTCGATCCGAAGGCGGCCGACCAGGTCGTCGGGCTGCTCGCCGAACTCGCCCGCGACGGCCTCGCCGTCGCCGCCGTGCTGCACCAGCCGTCGCTGGCGCGTAAGCACGCCGACCGGATCGTCGGCCTCCTCGACGGCCGGGTGGACCTCGACGCCCCCGCCGCGACCGTCGGCGACCTCGATCTCGACCGCCTCTACGCCCCCGACCGGGCCACCGGGCCCGCCGACCAGGAACTCCCATGA
- a CDS encoding TIGR03364 family FAD-dependent oxidoreductase, which translates to MTSLRTLLDQVDLVVVGAGVVGLAHARAAVERGLTVAVVERDARPLGASVRNFGHGCATAQDGAALRYAMAARRIWLDLAEDGVWVRPSGTVVVARAEDELAVLREFAELRGPGLVHLLDADGTHARVPLGDGVVGGAFLPLDVRVNPRQAAPALAAALAARGVRFHWSTSVHTIEPGEVGTSRGTVRARHVVVAVGHDVDRHFPGLAADAGVRRCSLHMLRVREPHPREIEPAVLTGLSLLRYDGFTACPSLADVRARFERESPRLLDAGVNLMLTRLPDGDLTIGDTHAYAADVPPYRAEELDDLVLAETAKLLGAPSLTVRERWRGVYASAPEPFLIATPAEGVRVVSVTSGIGMTTALGLAPEVLDDLIP; encoded by the coding sequence ATGACAAGTTTGCGCACCCTTCTGGACCAGGTGGACCTCGTGGTCGTGGGCGCCGGCGTCGTCGGCCTCGCCCATGCCCGCGCGGCCGTCGAGCGCGGCCTCACGGTCGCCGTCGTCGAGCGGGACGCCCGCCCGCTGGGCGCGTCGGTGCGCAACTTCGGCCACGGCTGCGCCACCGCCCAGGACGGCGCCGCGCTGCGCTACGCGATGGCGGCCCGCCGGATCTGGCTGGACCTCGCCGAGGACGGCGTCTGGGTGCGGCCGAGCGGCACCGTCGTCGTCGCGAGGGCGGAGGACGAGCTCGCCGTGCTGCGCGAGTTCGCCGAACTGCGCGGCCCCGGGCTCGTCCACCTCCTCGACGCCGACGGGACGCACGCGCGGGTGCCGCTCGGAGACGGCGTCGTGGGCGGGGCCTTCCTCCCCCTCGACGTCCGGGTCAACCCGCGCCAGGCCGCGCCCGCGCTCGCCGCCGCGCTCGCCGCGCGCGGCGTCCGCTTCCACTGGTCGACCTCGGTGCACACGATCGAGCCCGGCGAGGTCGGCACGTCGCGCGGGACGGTCCGCGCCCGGCACGTCGTCGTCGCGGTCGGCCACGACGTGGACCGGCACTTCCCCGGCCTCGCCGCCGACGCGGGCGTGCGGCGCTGCTCGCTGCACATGCTGCGGGTCCGCGAGCCGCACCCGCGGGAGATCGAGCCCGCCGTCCTCACCGGCCTGTCCCTGCTGCGCTACGACGGGTTCACCGCGTGCCCGTCCCTCGCCGACGTCCGCGCGCGGTTCGAGCGCGAGAGCCCCCGCCTGCTCGACGCGGGCGTGAACCTCATGCTCACCCGGCTCCCCGACGGCGACCTGACGATCGGTGACACCCACGCCTACGCCGCCGACGTCCCGCCCTACCGCGCCGAGGAACTCGACGACCTCGTCCTCGCCGAGACCGCGAAGCTGCTCGGCGCCCCTTCCCTGACCGTCCGGGAACGCTGGCGCGGCGTCTACGCGTCCGCACCCGAGCCCTTCCTGATCGCCACGCCCGCCGAAGGCGTCCGAGTCGTCTCGGTGACCTCCGGCATCGGCATGACCACGGCTCTCGGGCTCGCCCCCGAGGTGCTGGACGACCTCATCCCTTGA
- the phnE gene encoding phosphonate ABC transporter, permease protein PhnE, translating to MTTTPAPPARRLPSPWWWTAAAVLLGVHVLAWRGTDFSLTALIQGRHGMATFISDAFPLDLDWAEVLGPSLEAAAVTLYIGLLGTTLSIPSALVLAVLAARSSGYGAASYQAARSVLSFLRAVPDVVFALIFVTAVGLGPFAGVLALIAHNTGVMGKLWAEAMEESDPGPREALRVLGASRLRTVLHAVLPTVLPQFVGLLLYRFDVNVRSSLVLGLIGAGGIGFLINQSIKLFRFDEMATHILVVLVLVIAVDQLSALVRRRIAA from the coding sequence ATGACGACGACTCCGGCACCGCCCGCACGCCGCCTCCCCTCCCCCTGGTGGTGGACGGCCGCCGCCGTCCTCCTCGGCGTGCACGTCCTCGCCTGGCGGGGCACCGACTTCTCTTTGACGGCCCTCATCCAGGGTCGGCACGGGATGGCCACGTTCATCTCCGACGCCTTCCCGCTCGACCTCGACTGGGCGGAGGTGCTCGGACCGAGCCTGGAGGCCGCGGCGGTCACCCTGTACATCGGGCTGCTCGGCACGACCCTGTCGATCCCGTCCGCGCTGGTCCTCGCGGTGCTCGCCGCGCGGAGCAGCGGCTACGGGGCGGCGTCCTACCAGGCGGCGCGGTCGGTGCTGTCGTTCCTTCGCGCGGTGCCCGATGTGGTCTTCGCGCTGATCTTCGTGACCGCGGTCGGGCTCGGGCCGTTCGCCGGGGTGCTCGCGCTCATCGCGCACAACACCGGGGTCATGGGCAAGCTGTGGGCCGAGGCGATGGAGGAGAGCGACCCGGGCCCGCGCGAGGCCCTGCGCGTCCTCGGCGCCTCCCGCCTCCGGACCGTGCTGCACGCCGTCCTGCCGACGGTCCTGCCGCAGTTCGTCGGGCTGCTGCTCTACCGCTTCGACGTGAACGTCCGCTCGTCCCTCGTGCTCGGCCTCATCGGGGCGGGCGGCATCGGCTTCCTCATCAACCAGTCGATCAAGCTGTTCCGCTTCGACGAGATGGCCACCCACATCCTCGTCGTGCTCGTCCTCGTCATCGCCGTCGACCAGCTGTCCGCACTGGTCCGGCGCCGCATCGCCGCCTGA
- a CDS encoding Tex family protein, protein MSVSVPGIHRRIAEELGVRERQVEVTVELLDGGSTVPFIARYRKEVTGALDDTQLRTLEERLRYLRELEERRAAVLESIKSQGKLDEALEAQILQADSKARLEDLYLPYKPKRRTKAQIARENGLEPLALTLLEDPTQDPKALAEGYLGENVADAAAALEGARAILVEKFAEDGDLIGELRERMWGRGRLLSRVREGKEEAGAKFSDYFSFDEPFTKLPSHRILALFRGEKEEILDLVLEPEEPVESGPSTFEQSIARRFEVNDRGRPADKWLQDAVRWAWRTRIQVHIGIDVRTRLWQAAEDEGVRVFAANLRDLLLAAPAGTRATMGLDPGLRTGVKVAVVDATGKAVTTETIYPHEPRRQWDASLAVLAKLVKEHNVELVAIGNGTASRETDKLAGELAKLVPGITKIMVSEAGASVYSASAYASQELPGMDVSLRGAVSIARRLQDPLAELVKIDPKSIGVGQYQHDLSETKLSRSLDAVVEDCVNAVGVDVNTASVPLLTRVSGIGPGLADSIVAHRDDNGPFRTRKALKDVARLGPKAFEQCAGFLRIPGGDDPLDSSAVHPEAYPVVRRILEGTGADLRSLIGSSALKQVRPQDYVDDKFGLPTVTDILAELEKPGRDPRPAFKTAAFKDGVEKLTDLEPGMLLEGVVTNVAAFGAFIDVGVHQDGLAHVSQLSNTFVSDPRDVVKPGDVVRVKVLEVDLQRKRISLTLKLDEDAPRPRQGGQEGREGRGDQRGGGRPRGGGQGGQGGRGGQGGQGGKGGGQGGKGGGGGRREPAPGGALADALRRAGLA, encoded by the coding sequence ATGAGCGTGAGCGTGCCGGGCATTCACCGGCGTATTGCTGAGGAGCTGGGAGTTCGGGAGCGGCAGGTCGAGGTGACCGTCGAGCTGCTCGACGGGGGATCGACCGTGCCCTTCATCGCCCGGTATCGCAAGGAGGTGACCGGCGCCCTCGACGACACGCAGCTGCGCACCCTCGAGGAGCGGCTGCGCTACCTGCGCGAACTGGAGGAGCGCCGCGCCGCAGTCCTCGAGTCCATCAAGAGCCAGGGCAAGCTGGACGAGGCCCTGGAGGCGCAGATCCTCCAGGCCGACTCCAAGGCCCGCCTGGAGGACCTCTACCTCCCCTACAAGCCCAAGCGCCGCACCAAGGCCCAGATCGCCCGCGAGAACGGCCTCGAGCCGCTCGCGCTGACCCTTCTCGAAGACCCGACCCAGGACCCGAAGGCGCTCGCCGAGGGTTACCTCGGCGAGAACGTCGCCGACGCGGCCGCCGCCCTGGAGGGCGCCCGCGCGATCCTCGTGGAGAAGTTCGCCGAAGACGGCGACCTCATCGGCGAGCTGCGCGAGCGCATGTGGGGCCGGGGCCGCCTCCTGTCCCGCGTGCGCGAGGGCAAGGAGGAGGCCGGAGCCAAGTTCTCCGACTACTTCTCCTTCGACGAGCCGTTCACCAAGCTCCCCTCGCACCGGATCCTCGCCCTGTTCCGGGGCGAGAAGGAGGAGATCCTCGATCTCGTCCTGGAGCCGGAGGAGCCCGTCGAGAGCGGGCCGAGCACCTTCGAGCAGAGCATCGCGCGGCGGTTCGAGGTCAACGACCGGGGCCGCCCCGCCGACAAGTGGCTCCAGGACGCCGTCCGGTGGGCCTGGCGGACCCGCATCCAGGTGCACATCGGCATCGACGTGCGGACCCGGCTGTGGCAGGCCGCCGAGGACGAGGGCGTGCGGGTGTTCGCCGCGAACCTCCGCGACCTCCTGCTCGCCGCCCCCGCGGGCACCCGCGCGACCATGGGCCTCGACCCCGGCCTGCGCACCGGCGTGAAGGTCGCCGTGGTGGACGCCACGGGCAAGGCCGTCACCACCGAAACGATCTACCCGCACGAGCCGCGCCGCCAGTGGGACGCGTCTCTCGCGGTGCTGGCCAAGCTGGTCAAGGAGCACAACGTCGAGCTCGTCGCCATCGGTAACGGCACGGCGTCCCGGGAGACGGACAAGCTCGCGGGCGAACTCGCCAAGCTCGTGCCGGGCATCACCAAGATCATGGTGTCCGAGGCGGGCGCCTCGGTGTACTCGGCGTCGGCCTACGCCTCCCAGGAACTGCCGGGCATGGACGTCTCGCTGCGCGGGGCCGTCTCGATCGCCCGCCGGCTCCAGGACCCGCTGGCCGAGCTCGTCAAGATCGACCCGAAGTCGATCGGCGTCGGGCAGTACCAGCACGACCTGTCGGAGACCAAGCTGTCGCGGTCGCTCGACGCGGTCGTCGAGGACTGTGTGAACGCGGTCGGCGTGGACGTCAACACCGCGTCGGTGCCGCTGCTCACCCGGGTCTCCGGCATCGGCCCCGGCCTCGCGGACAGCATCGTCGCCCACCGCGACGACAACGGCCCGTTCCGCACCCGCAAGGCGCTCAAGGACGTCGCGCGGCTCGGCCCCAAGGCGTTCGAGCAGTGCGCGGGCTTCCTCCGGATCCCCGGCGGCGACGACCCGCTGGACTCCTCGGCCGTCCACCCCGAGGCGTACCCGGTCGTCCGGCGGATCCTGGAGGGCACCGGCGCGGACCTCAGGTCCCTCATCGGCAGCTCGGCCCTGAAGCAGGTCAGGCCGCAGGACTACGTGGACGACAAGTTCGGCCTCCCGACCGTCACGGACATCCTTGCGGAGCTGGAGAAGCCGGGGCGCGACCCCCGTCCGGCGTTCAAGACCGCGGCGTTCAAGGACGGCGTGGAGAAGCTCACCGACCTCGAGCCGGGGATGCTGCTGGAGGGCGTCGTCACCAACGTCGCGGCGTTCGGCGCGTTCATCGACGTCGGCGTCCACCAGGACGGGCTCGCGCACGTGAGCCAGCTCTCGAACACGTTCGTGAGCGACCCGCGCGACGTCGTCAAGCCCGGCGACGTGGTGCGCGTCAAGGTCCTGGAGGTCGACCTCCAGCGCAAGCGGATCTCCCTGACCCTCAAGCTCGACGAGGACGCCCCGCGGCCCCGTCAGGGCGGCCAGGAGGGCCGGGAAGGCCGGGGCGACCAGCGCGGTGGCGGACGGCCCCGCGGCGGCGGCCAGGGCGGTCAGGGCGGCCGCGGCGGCCAAGGTGGCCAAGGTGGCAAGGGCGGCGGTCAGGGCGGCAAGGGCGGGGGCGGCGGACGCCGTGAGCCCGCGCCGGGCGGGGCGCTCGCCGACGCGCTGCGCCGCGCGGGCCTCGCCTAG
- a CDS encoding PLP-dependent aminotransferase family protein produces MGEVRYVGGVQLARLLGPLPSERPVYRALGRGIRTLIQDGRLPLGVRLPAERDLAGALGMSRTTVTSAYDDLRADGFVSSRQGAGSWTALPAANMYAGAAFTATKRDEQGTIDLGCASHPAPSIFAGAVEAAVQELPRYTCGPGYEPVGLMRLREAIAQRYAQRGLPTRPEEIVVTSGGQQAWNLLVHALVSPGDPVMVERPTYPHALTALRNRGAVLATVGVSEGWDTELLADGMRQAGVRLAYLIPDFQNPTGHLMGAADRAAVVEASRAAKGQLVVDETFAELSIDAAEPMPPTASFDGGGRVISIGSASKVFWGGLRIGWIRTTIPMAQRLAVLREPMDIAPPVLEQLITAELFCRIEEVRAERRIQLRESRDALVDALRTRLPEWCFTVPQGGMCLWARLPVPVASCLSETALRHGVRVVPGPLFGAEGVLEDYLRIPYVLPPDQMRAAVDRLADAYAGAEVEVTAPEQAMPACV; encoded by the coding sequence ATGGGTGAAGTGCGGTACGTCGGCGGGGTCCAATTGGCCCGGCTCCTTGGTCCTCTTCCGTCGGAGCGGCCCGTGTACCGGGCCTTGGGCCGGGGCATCCGGACCCTCATCCAGGACGGACGGCTTCCGCTGGGCGTCAGACTGCCCGCGGAACGCGATCTCGCGGGGGCGCTCGGCATGAGCCGCACCACGGTCACCTCCGCCTACGACGACCTGCGCGCCGACGGATTCGTCTCCAGCAGGCAGGGCGCCGGAAGCTGGACCGCCCTTCCCGCGGCCAACATGTACGCGGGCGCGGCCTTCACCGCCACCAAGCGCGACGAGCAGGGCACCATCGACCTCGGCTGCGCCTCCCATCCCGCGCCGTCGATCTTCGCGGGGGCGGTGGAGGCCGCCGTCCAGGAGCTGCCGCGCTACACGTGCGGCCCCGGCTACGAGCCGGTCGGCCTGATGCGGCTGCGCGAGGCGATCGCGCAGCGCTACGCCCAGCGCGGCCTGCCCACCCGGCCCGAGGAGATCGTCGTCACCAGCGGCGGGCAGCAGGCGTGGAACCTCCTCGTGCACGCCCTGGTGTCGCCGGGCGATCCGGTGATGGTCGAGCGGCCCACCTACCCGCACGCGCTCACCGCGCTGCGCAACCGCGGCGCCGTCCTGGCCACGGTCGGCGTCAGCGAAGGCTGGGACACCGAACTCCTCGCCGACGGCATGCGCCAGGCCGGAGTCCGCCTCGCCTACCTGATCCCGGACTTCCAGAACCCCACCGGCCACCTCATGGGCGCCGCCGACCGCGCCGCGGTGGTCGAGGCGAGCCGGGCGGCCAAGGGCCAGCTCGTCGTGGACGAGACCTTCGCGGAACTGTCGATCGACGCGGCCGAGCCGATGCCGCCCACGGCCTCCTTCGACGGAGGGGGCCGGGTGATCTCCATCGGGTCGGCCTCGAAGGTGTTCTGGGGCGGTCTGCGCATCGGCTGGATCCGCACCACGATCCCGATGGCCCAGCGCCTGGCCGTGCTGCGCGAGCCGATGGACATCGCCCCGCCCGTCCTGGAGCAGCTCATCACCGCCGAGCTGTTCTGCCGCATCGAGGAGGTGCGGGCCGAGCGGCGGATCCAGCTGCGCGAATCCCGCGACGCCCTCGTGGACGCCCTGCGCACCCGGCTCCCGGAATGGTGCTTCACCGTCCCTCAGGGCGGCATGTGCCTGTGGGCGCGGCTCCCCGTCCCCGTCGCGTCCTGCCTGAGCGAGACCGCCCTGCGGCACGGGGTCCGGGTCGTTCCCGGACCGCTGTTCGGGGCCGAAGGCGTCCTGGAGGACTACCTGCGGATCCCGTACGTGCTGCCCCCGGACCAGATGCGCGCGGCCGTCGACAGGCTGGCCGACGCCTACGCGGGCGCCGAGGTGGAGGTCACCGCGCCGGAGCAGGCGATGCCCGCCTGCGTGTGA
- a CDS encoding DUF5302 domain-containing protein has product MADSEKDEQITAEAAAEGVEEAVEETPEEAAKRRFREALERKRGAQHGAAGGGRGGSKIHGTQAQAGGKRTFRRKAGG; this is encoded by the coding sequence ATGGCTGATTCAGAGAAGGACGAGCAGATCACCGCCGAGGCCGCCGCCGAAGGCGTCGAGGAGGCGGTCGAGGAGACTCCCGAAGAGGCCGCCAAGCGCAGGTTCCGCGAGGCGCTGGAGCGCAAGCGCGGGGCCCAGCACGGCGCCGCGGGCGGTGGGCGCGGCGGATCGAAGATCCACGGCACCCAGGCCCAGGCGGGCGGCAAGCGCACCTTCCGCCGCAAGGCGGGCGGCTGA
- a CDS encoding phosphate/phosphite/phosphonate ABC transporter substrate-binding protein: MKSLLRLTAVTALAVLPLLAACGGGDTATNADGGACPNGKVRFGVEPYEDPAKLKPAYEVLAGALEEKLGCPVELQVVEDYSAEVLAMRNGRLEIAQFGPLGFVFASTKAGAEPMVSFADASGALTTYTGGIWVPAASPIQSIADLKGKSLALSSAGSTSGDALPRYALAQAGIAESDLEINYAGGHPEALLALTNGKVDAAEINSQQLATAEAEGQFDKTKFRQVWTSDPIPNDPITIASSLDPAFKKKVADALLDLSPEAVAQVGAFLDVTPPGPLVAVTKETYRPLFDLADKLGLTEKDV; encoded by the coding sequence ATGAAGTCCCTGCTTCGCCTCACCGCCGTGACGGCCCTCGCCGTCCTGCCTCTGCTCGCCGCCTGCGGCGGCGGGGACACCGCCACCAACGCCGACGGAGGCGCCTGCCCGAACGGGAAGGTCCGCTTCGGCGTCGAGCCTTACGAGGACCCGGCCAAGCTCAAGCCCGCCTACGAGGTCCTCGCCGGGGCCCTGGAGGAGAAGCTCGGCTGCCCGGTCGAGCTCCAGGTCGTCGAGGACTACTCGGCGGAGGTCCTCGCGATGCGCAACGGCCGGCTGGAGATCGCCCAGTTCGGCCCGCTCGGGTTCGTGTTCGCCAGCACCAAGGCGGGCGCGGAGCCGATGGTCTCCTTCGCCGACGCGTCCGGCGCGCTCACCACCTACACCGGGGGCATCTGGGTGCCCGCCGCCTCGCCGATCCAGTCGATCGCCGACCTCAAGGGCAAGTCGCTGGCTCTGTCCAGCGCGGGATCCACCTCCGGCGACGCCCTCCCCCGCTACGCGCTCGCCCAGGCCGGGATCGCCGAGTCCGACCTCGAGATCAACTACGCGGGCGGCCACCCCGAGGCGCTCCTCGCCCTCACCAACGGCAAGGTCGACGCGGCCGAGATCAACAGCCAGCAGCTCGCGACCGCCGAGGCCGAGGGCCAGTTCGACAAGACGAAGTTCCGGCAGGTCTGGACGTCCGACCCGATCCCGAACGACCCGATCACCATCGCCTCCTCGCTCGACCCCGCGTTCAAGAAGAAGGTCGCCGACGCGCTGCTCGACCTGTCCCCCGAGGCCGTCGCCCAGGTCGGCGCGTTCCTCGACGTGACTCCGCCCGGCCCTCTCGTCGCCGTCACCAAAGAGACCTACCGGCCGCTGTTCGACCTCGCCGACAAGCTCGGCCTCACCGAGAAGGACGTCTGA
- a CDS encoding alkaline phosphatase family protein — protein MKHRLLAAASAAVLGAATLASLAAPAHAAAPGNRHVVVFGVDGARWDKVQSLSLPTLDGLAATGYASPTWLYSSPLAQTLSGPGWSTNLTGTWPDKHKVVDNTFLLNALGTTPSFLNLVESNNGAFGTYAGVDWKPIGDNIIGSGLDREYVLNGDANGYPAEDTKIQTDAASYLRNNGPHASFVYFGEVDIAGHDSGGASTAYAQAMQSTDARIGAVIDAVKSRPTYAQEEWLFLVTADHGHTDAGGHGGDSKLERTSFVIANGPGVPVSSPSVKPKNVDVAATALDWLGVPRPANLDGQPITTASTDPFDAQWPLLAARQDETGIPATTLGWTKTFPSGWSVDNSAMGTGGMAEWRGWTLTDDEFWTATQTGQDRENNVRARGVFAVAESDEWADKTFSGTYTTTLVSPNVSVAGKTTLPISFVSHYLQEGGQRATVLVSFDGGADQQLLQYSANAKSRLVNLTATVPAGAQNAKIKFRLSNANNNWYWVVDAPVFG, from the coding sequence ATGAAGCACCGCCTGCTCGCCGCGGCCTCGGCCGCCGTCCTCGGCGCGGCGACCCTCGCCTCGCTCGCCGCCCCCGCCCACGCCGCCGCGCCCGGCAACCGGCACGTCGTCGTCTTCGGCGTCGACGGGGCCCGCTGGGACAAGGTCCAGTCGCTGAGCCTGCCGACCCTCGACGGGCTCGCCGCGACCGGCTACGCCTCGCCGACCTGGCTCTACTCCAGCCCCCTCGCCCAGACGCTCTCCGGCCCCGGCTGGTCCACGAACCTCACCGGGACCTGGCCCGACAAGCACAAGGTCGTCGACAACACGTTCCTGCTCAACGCGCTCGGCACCACCCCGAGCTTCCTCAACCTCGTCGAGTCGAACAACGGCGCGTTCGGCACCTACGCGGGCGTGGACTGGAAGCCGATCGGCGACAACATCATCGGCTCGGGCCTGGACCGCGAGTACGTCCTCAACGGGGACGCCAACGGCTACCCCGCCGAGGACACCAAGATCCAGACCGACGCGGCCTCCTACCTGAGGAACAACGGGCCGCACGCGTCGTTCGTGTACTTCGGCGAGGTCGACATCGCCGGGCACGACTCGGGAGGGGCCAGCACCGCCTACGCCCAGGCGATGCAGTCCACGGACGCGCGGATCGGGGCCGTCATCGACGCGGTGAAGAGCCGCCCGACCTACGCCCAGGAGGAGTGGCTGTTCCTGGTCACCGCCGACCACGGCCACACCGACGCGGGCGGGCACGGCGGCGACTCCAAGCTGGAGCGCACCTCCTTCGTCATCGCCAACGGGCCGGGCGTCCCGGTCTCGTCGCCTTCGGTGAAGCCGAAGAACGTCGACGTCGCGGCGACCGCCCTCGACTGGCTGGGCGTCCCCCGCCCCGCCAACCTCGACGGACAGCCCATCACCACCGCGTCCACCGACCCGTTCGACGCCCAGTGGCCGCTCCTCGCCGCCCGCCAGGACGAGACCGGCATCCCGGCCACGACCCTCGGCTGGACCAAGACCTTCCCGAGCGGCTGGAGCGTCGACAACAGCGCGATGGGCACCGGCGGCATGGCCGAGTGGCGCGGCTGGACCCTCACCGACGACGAGTTCTGGACGGCCACCCAGACCGGCCAGGACCGCGAGAACAACGTCAGGGCGCGCGGGGTGTTCGCCGTCGCCGAGTCCGACGAGTGGGCCGACAAGACCTTCTCCGGGACCTACACCACCACTCTGGTCTCGCCTAACGTGAGCGTCGCCGGGAAGACCACCCTGCCGATCTCGTTCGTCTCGCACTACCTCCAGGAGGGCGGCCAGCGCGCCACCGTGCTCGTCTCCTTCGACGGTGGCGCCGACCAGCAGCTCCTGCAGTACAGCGCGAACGCCAAGTCCCGGCTGGTGAACCTCACCGCGACGGTCCCGGCGGGCGCGCAGAACGCCAAGATCAAGTTCCGGCTCTCCAACGCGAACAACAACTGGTACTGGGTCGTGGACGCGCCCGTTTTCGGGTGA